One window of the Lytechinus variegatus isolate NC3 chromosome 3, Lvar_3.0, whole genome shotgun sequence genome contains the following:
- the LOC121411126 gene encoding galactosylceramide sulfotransferase-like: MAQKAFSALSLIGLVYICVVVDIYRRAIIQEVGTTTEHRRTVRQPQPVPQRKCHPVRSAVFIKTHKTGSTTISTVLNRYGERHNLSFLANKRDPTRGHFRTILVNNKTILPPLGVANNDFVNYKNYNLMTFHIFFLPNENKLKQVMSPEPRFFTILRNPVRQWESAFFFFKGYKSMKVPGKNPSQYVNNFFKKPDTYWRKKFKSIHRNGQWVDIIGSSRDINENMTHVEELIKELDKKLHLVLITDYVDESLILLKRLLCWEFEDLLYVKMNQRPSNSSGLMSEDLQEKIRRWNKADMILYDHFNRTLWKKINDIGPNFYKDLVVFRKMLDNYNKWCNITMTANKIRKVPVAQNSSAICQRLVATHTHYLKIMLDRQNQTAFSMNTSQTIS, encoded by the coding sequence GCATTTTCGGCACTTTCTTTAATTGGCTTGGTATATATTTGTGTCGTGGTGGATATATACAGACGTGCCATAATTCAGGAAGTGGGAACGACCACAGAACACCGAAGAACTGTTCGACAACCTCAACCCGTTCCTCAAAGAAAGTGCCATCCTGTCAGAAGCGCGGTGTTCATTAAAACACATAAAACAGGGAGCACTACCATCAGCACTGTTTTAAACAGATACGGTGAGAGGCACAACTTATCCTTTCTTGCCAACAAACGGGATCCTACAAGAGGACATTTCCGCACTATTCTGGTCAACAACAAGACGATATTGCCGCCCTTAGGGGTCGCCAATAATGATTTCGTAAACTACAAGAACTACAACTTGATGACattccatatatttttcttaccAAATGAGAATAAATTGAAACAGGTAATGAGTCCAGAACCACGATTCTTCACTATTCTTCGGAATCCAGTCAGACAATGGGAGTCAgcattctttttcttcaaaggatATAAGTCAATGAAAGTACCTGGAAAAAATCCATCTCAATATGTCAATAACTTTTTCAAGAAACCAGACACATATTGGAGAAAAAAGTTCAAGAGCATACATCGTAATGGTCAGTGGGTTGATATAATTGGAAGTTCACGGGACATCAACGAAAATATGACTCATGTCGAAGAATTAATCAAAGAACTTGATAAAAAGTTACATTTAGTGCTAATCACCGACTACGTTGATGAGTCGCTGATTCTACTTAAACGTCTCCTCTGTTGGGAGTTTGAGGACTTGTTGTACGTTAAGATGAATCAACGTCCTTCAAATTCAAGTGGATTGATGAGTGAAGACCTGCAAGAGAAGATTAGGCGGTGGAATAAAGCAGATATGATTTTGTATGACCATTTCAATAGAACTCTGTGGAAAAAGATAAATGATATTGGGCCAAACTTTTACAAGGATCTCGTCGTATTCCGGAAGATGTTGGACAATTACAATAAATGGTGCAATATTACTATGACAGCTaacaaaataaggaaagtaCCTGTGGCACAAAACTCATCAGCTATTTGCCAAAGACTTGTAGCAACGCACAcacattatttaaaaataatgttggACCGCCAGAACCAGACAGCATTTTCTATGAACACTTCTCAAACTATATCGTAA